The Clostridium aceticum genomic interval CGTTGAGAAAGCACAAACTGAAATCATTGAAATGATTAAAAAGTATAACCCTGATTTATTCATAGCAGGTCCTGCATTTAATGCTGGAAGATATGGTGTTGCTTGCGGTACAATAGCTAAAGCAGTACAAGATCAGCTGGGAATTCCTGTATTAACAGGTATGTATATAGAAAACCCTGGAGCTGATATGTACAAAAAAAGTGTTTATATCATAGAAACTGGAAACTCAGCAGCAGCTATGCGGAAAGCAGTTCCAGATATGACGAACCTTGCTCTAAAATTAATGAAGGGTGAAGAAGTAGGTTCTCCGGCAGAAGATAAGTATATGTCAAGAGGCATTAGAAAAAATTATTTTGCTGAAGAAAAAGGTTCTACAAGAGCTGTAAATATGTTGATGAAAAAACTTAAAGGTGAGGAATATATCACTGAATATCCAATGCCTGATTTTGATAGAGTAGAACCAGGAGCAGCTATTAAAGACTTATCTAAAGCAAAAATTGCTCTAGTGACTTCTGGAGGTATCGTGCCAAAGGGTAATCCAGACAGAGTAGAATCTTCAAGTGCTTCAAAATATGGTAAATATGATATTGCAAATTTTTCAGAGCTAACAGCTGCTGATCATGAAACAGCACATGGTGGTTACGATCCTGTTTATGCAAATAATAACCCTGATAGAGTCGTACCAGTTGATGTATTAAGAGACCTTGAAAAAGAAGGTCAAATTGGAGAATTATATAGATATTTCTACAGTACTGTAGGAAATGGTACATCAGTAGCAAATTCTAAAGCTTTTGCAGCGGAAATTGCAAAAGAATTAGTGGCTGATGGTGTGGATGCAGTTATCCTAACCTCAACATGAGGTACCTGTACACGTTGCGGTGCAACGATGGTAAAAGAAATAGAAAGAACTGGCATTCCAGTAGTTCACATTTGTACAGTAGTGCCGATTTCACTTACAGTTGGTGCCAATAGAATTATTCCAGCGGTGGCTATACCTTATCCATTAGGAAACCCTGCATTGGGGGAAAAAGAAGAAAAGGTATTAAGAAGAAAACTAGTGGAAAAATCTTTACAGGCTTTAACTACAGAAGTAGACGGACAAACTGTTTTTGAAGACTAATGAAATTTGCCAGCTGGTTAAACAGCTGGCAAATTTAGTTAATATGTGATTAAATAGAAGTAGTTTTTAAAAAATACCACGGAGGTGCGAACAATGTCCTATGCAGTAGTAAAAGGATCATCCTATGTTTTAATGCATACACCAGATATGATCATGCACAACGGAACAACACAAACAACAGAAAAACAATCTAATCCTAATTCTGAGTACCTACAAAAACTACCTAATCATCTAAGAAGCTATGAAGCGGTAGTCAACTACCCACCAAACCAAGTATACATCGGAAAACTAAAACCCGAAGAACTAAAAAACTATGACATGCCATGGTATGATAAAGCAGTTGAGGGAGCTGACCGTTACGGTAAATTCGGCGAAATTATGCCACAGGCAGAATTCATCGCCTTACTAAAGATCGTAGACGCCTTTGACCTAGTAATGCTAGAAAAAAACTTTACAACAAAAGTAAGAGAAGAACTAAAAAAACATCCCCTTATGAAGGAAAGCCTAATAGCGAAGCTAAAAGAAGGCAATGACATAGAAGAAATTAACAAAGCCATTAAAGAATTTCATGCAGAAGCCATCTACCATGAAAATCAATTAATAGGCTGCGTAAAAAGAGCCCATGAACTAGACACCAACCTAAACGCCCACATCATGTACGAAAACCTAGTAGCAAAGGCGTCAGGTGTACTAGCCTTCCTACATCTATTAGACAAAAACAACATCGAAGCAAGCACAATAGACTATGTTATAGAATGTTCAGAAGAAGCCTGCGGCGACATGAACCAAAGAGGCGGCGGAAACTTTGCAAAATCCATAGCAGAAATGGCAGAAGCAGTAAACGCTACAGGTTCAGATACAAGAGGCTTCTGTGCAGCACCAACCCATGCACTAATCGAAGCAGCAGCCCTAGTAAAAGCAGGAGTCTTTGAGAACGTAGTCATCGTAGCCGGTGGAGCAACAGCAAAACTAGGCATGAACGGAAAAGACCATGTAAAAAAAGACATGCCAATCCTAGAAGACATCATAGGAGGCTTTGCCGTACTCGTAAGTAAAAACGATGGCATCAACCCAATCCTAAGAACAGACCTACTAGGAAGACACACCGTAGGAACAGGCTCCTCACCACAAGCAGTAATTACCTCATTAATCACAGCACCACTAGACCGTGGGGGCTTAAAAATTACCGATATCGACAAATACTCCGTAGAAATGCAAAACCCAGACGTCACCAAACCAGCAGGAGCAGGAGACGTACCAGAAGCCAACTACAAAATGATCGCAGCCCTAGGAGTAAAACGAGGAGAACTAGACAGAAAAGAAGTAGCAACCTTTGGCGAAAAACACGGTATGCCAGGGTGGGCACCAACCCAAGGACATATCCCGAGCGGTGTACCCTATATAGGCCATGCCAGAGAAGCCTTCCTAAACAAAGAAATCAACCGCGCAATGATCGTAGGAAAAGGTAGCTTATTCCTAGGAAGAATGACCAACCAATTTGACGGCGTTTCCATAGTAATGGAACAAAACAACGGGCAAGGTGAGGCGACAGTAGGCGTATCAGAAGGCGAAGTAAAAAATATGATAGCAGAAGCCATGAGAAACTTCGCCACACACTTATTAGGAGAATAAGGAGTGAATACAATGTCAGAAAACAAAGCAGTAAAACAAATGATCGGCAAAGTATTCAACAACATAGCCGATGCCATAGAAACCGGCGAATTTGGAAAAAAAATCAGAGTAGGCTTAACCACTTTAGGCAGTGAACATGGGGTAGAAAACCTAGTAAAAGCAGCCCAAATGGCAGCAAAATCCTCAACAGGCTATCAAATAGTTTTAATAGGCCCTAAAGTAGAAAGCCATCTAGTACAATACGAAGCCAACACAGAAGAAGAAGCCCACAAAAAAATGGAAGAACTACTGGACAGTGGCGAAATAGACGGCTGCGTAACCATGCACTACAACTTCCCTATAGGCGTATCCACAGTAGGCAAGGTGATTACACCCGGAAAAGGCAAAGAAATGTTTATCGCCACCACCACCGGTACATCCTCACCCCATAGAACAGAAGCCATGGTAAAAAATGCCCTTTACGGCATCATAGCAGCAAAGGCAAACGGCATTAAAAACCCAACCGTAGGAATTCTAAACGTAGACGGAGCAAGACAAGTAGAAAAAGCCCTAAAAGAACTAAAATCCAACGGTTATGCCATCAACCTGACAGAATCCATGCGAAGTGACGGAGGCTGTATCATGAGAGGTAACGACCTATTAGCAGGAACACCAGACATCATGGTACAAGACACCCTAAGCGGTAACGTATTAATGAAAGTATTCTCCGCCTTTACAACAGGAGGAGACTACGAATCCATCGGCTATGGTTATGGTCCAGGAATAGGAGAAGGACAAGAAAGAACCATCCTGATCCTATCAAGAGCCTCCGGCGTACCAGTAGTCGCCAATGCCCTTCAATATGCAGCAGAACTAGTAAAGGGCAACCTAAAAGAAGTAGCCAAAGAAGAATTCCAAGCAGCCAAGAAGGCAAAGCTTGATGAAATATTAAAAAGCCTAACAAAAGACAACAAAAAAGCAAAAGAAACAGAGGAAGAAGTAACAGCACCACCAAAAGAAGTCGTAACAGGTTCCATATCAGGAATTGATATTATGGACCTAGAAGACGCAGTAAAGGCCCTATGGAAAAAAGGGATTTATGCAGAAAGCGGTATGGGCTGTACAGGACCCATCTTAATGGTAAATGAAGCAAAGGTAAATGATGCAATAGCACTGCTTCAGGAAACGGGCTTTGTGGCAAAGGAAAAAAGTGACTGTTAGTAGGTATATCTTTGAAAAAAGTCTCAGATGATTCTGAGGCTTTTTTTATGCAAATTTTATGCCAAGTTTATATATATACCTTTGATTTTATCACCCTTTAGTGATATAATGAGACTATAGACTTAAATGAAAGGGTGGATATCATGAAGATGGGGTATAATTTACATCTAGAGCAGTCTCAAAAACTAATCATGACACCTCAGCTTAAACAAGCCATAAAGATTCTTCAATTAGCAACCTTTGAACTAGATCAATATATTCAACATCAGGTTGAAGTGAATCCCGTTTTAGAAATTACCCCTCCATTGAAAGAAGATAGCTACACAGTTGAAAGAGAAAGACAAATGGAAGAAAAAATCAACTGGAAAGAATATTTGGAAGATTTTAACAATTATGAATATAGTAAACCTAGTTATAATGAAGATAATCAGTTTAATTATGAAAATATTGTTTCTTCAAATACAACGCTTCAAGAACATCTTTTATTCCAGTATAATATTGCAGTTCTAGACTATAGATATAAAGAAATTGGTGAATACATTATAGATAATTTAAATGACAATGGTTATTTGATCGGAACTGTCGAAGAAATTGCTAAGGAGTTAAACCAAGAGATAGATCCTGTAGAAAATATACTGGCAATTATACAGACTTTTGACCCACCAGGGGTAGCTGCAAGAAACTTAAAAGAGTGTTTGTTAATTCAGTTGCGGCAATTAGGTATAACCAATAAAAATGTTTATAGGGTTGTAGAAGAATACCTAGAAGAAGTTGCACAAAATAAATATCCTTATGTTGCAAAACAACTGGGTGTAGATGCAGGGGAAGTACAGGAAATCTGTGACTTGATAAGAACCCTAGAACCAAAGCCTGGTAGAAAGTTTGCTTCTGTAAGTAATAACTATATTGTTCCAGACGCGGCTATTAAAAAAATCGGAAACGAATATATTATCATGTTAAATGATAAAAATCTTCCTTCTTTAACAATTAGAGAAGACTATAGAAAGCTAATTGCTTCGGAGGGTGGGGATACCGATGCAGCTAAGTTTTTAAATGATAAACTTAACTCTGCCGTTTGGCTGATTAGAAGTATTGAGCAAAGAAGGCAGACAATCTATAAAGTAGTAGAAGTAATTATTAAAAAGCAAAAAAACTTTTTTGAACATGGAAAAAAACACCTTAGACCTTTGACATTGAAGGAAATTGCAGAGGAAATCGAAGTTCATGAGTCTACCGTAAGTCGTGCTACAAATGGAAAATATGTAGATACACCTATAGGCGTATTTGAACTCAAATATTTCTTTTCCAGTGGCGTAGGAAGCTCAGACGGAGATGGGATTTCTGCTGAGAGTATCAAAAACCATATGAGGGAAATCATTGATGCGGAAAATCCTTGCAAGCCTTGGAGTGATGACAAGATTGCCAAGCTTTTAGGTGAAAGAGGTATTGTAATTTCTAGAAGAACTGTTGCAAAATATAGAGAAGATATGCGAATCGCTTCTTCTTCCAAAAGAAAAAGGTACCAATAAAATAGAGTCTCCAACTGATTGCCCTATACTTGAAGTATAGGGCAATCAGTTGATTTTTAGTATTTCTTCTAGGAATTATTAAAAAAAGGATTGATTAATGCCACATTATGCTATATAATTTACCTGTAATTGGCGTTATTTTTTTATGGTCATAGGGACATAATAAGTTTTAGAGGGACGTAAAAAGTCCTGATTAGAAAGAAGGATGATTATGCAGAATATTATTGACTTACAAAAAAAAATTGTACCGGAAGTTTTGACCATCTTAGAAAAACGCTATAGCATTTTAAGGAATATTTATGAAATGCAACCAATAGGACGCAGAGGCTTAGCCAATAAACTAGGTATCGGAGAGAGAATTATCAGAACAGAGGTAGATCTTTTAAAGAATCAAGGGCTGATTGAAGTGACAGCGGCAGGTATGTCATTAACCTTAGATGGGGAGCATATTATAAATAGTCTGCAGGAATACATATATAAAATACATGGGATCAAGCATCTAGAGGAAAAGTTAAAAAAGAAATTAGAGATTTTCCAAGTAAATATTGTGCCAGGAGATATTACTGAAAACCAGTATGTATCAGCTGATATGGGCATTGTTGCTGCCCATGCAATAGAAAACAATATAAAAGACAATAGCATCATCGGTATTACTGGTGGAGGTACAATGGTAGCAGTTGCTAAGGGAATAACCAAGCCTACCAAATGCAATAATATTATTGTAGTTCCTGCCCGTGGCGGCATAGGCAGAGAAGTTGAAAAGCAAGCCAATACCATCACTGCTGAGATAGCAAGAAGATTAAAGTGTCAGTATCAACTTTTGCACGCTTCCGATACATTAGGACAGCAGGCATTAGAGAGCGTTCTAAAAGATCCTGAAATTCAAAAAGTTACCAATATTATTAAATCTGTAAACTTGTTGGTCTTTGGGATTGGGCGTGCAGATAGAATGGCAGAACGTAGAGAACTTCCTAAAGATGTCATTGATAAGTTGAAGGATTTAAAGGCAGTTGCAGAGGCTTTTGGTTACTACTTTACAAGAGAAGGAAAAATCATTTATGAAATGCAGACAATTGGTATCAGCTTTAAGGATTTTGAAAAAATCTCTACCGTTATAGGGGTTGCAGGAGGAAAAAGTAAAGCAGAGGCAATTGTAGCCGTCTCGAAGCTAAAAAAATCAATGATTTTAGTTACTGATGAGGCAGCGGCTGTAGAAATACTACAAAAATATTAGAATACTTCAGGAAATAGTAATAATCCAACTTGAAAAGTCAAATATTAAGTTTAATATATGATAAACTTTTATAAGAAAAAATTAATCTAGGAGGTAATAAGAATGAGTGTGAAAGTAGCTATTAATGGTTTTGGAAGAATTGGGAGAAATGCATTTAAAGCAGCTTTAGAGGAAAAAAGAGATTGGGAGATTGTGGCCATCAATGATTTAACAGATCCTAATACTTTAGCCCATTTACTTAGATATGATAGTTTATATGGCAAATTTAATGGAACGATAGAAGCAAAGGAAGATGCTATTGTTGTAAACGGTAAAGAAATAAAAATCTTCGCTGAAAGAGATCCTGAAAACCTACCATGGGGCAAAATAGGGGTAGACATAGTAATAGAAGCAACTGGAATCTTCAGAAGTAAAGACAAAGCACAAAAACATATTACAGCTGGAGCAAAGAAGGTAGTAATTACTGCACCTGCTAAAAAAGAAGATATCACGATAGTAATGGGTGTAAACGAAGAAAAATATGATCCAGCTAACCATCACATTATTTCAAATGCTTCTTGTACAACAAACTGTTTAGCTCCTTTTGCTAAAATTCTTGATGAAAAGTTTGGCATCAAAAAAGGGCTAATGACAACTATTCATGCTTACACAAATGACCAAAAAATTCTTGACTTACCTCATGAAGACTTAAGACGTGCAAGAGCTGCTGGTCAATCTATTATACCAACTACAACAGGTGCAGCAGAGGCAGTGGCACTAGTATTACCACAACTAAAGGGTAAGTTAAGCGGTATGGCGATGAGAGTACCAACACCTACAGTATCAGTGGTAGATTTAGTTGCTGAATTAGATAAGAGTACAACTGCAGAAGAAGTAAATGCAGCATTTAAAGCAGCAGCAGCAGGAGAATTAAAAGGAATTTTAGAGTTCTCTGAAGAACCATTGGTTTCTATGGATTACAGACAAGATCCAAACTCTTCTATTATTGACGGTTTATCTACTATGGTAATGGAGGGTACCTTAGTGAAGGTTGTATCATGGTATGACAATGAGTGGGGATACTCTGTAAGAGTAGTAGACCTTGTTTCCTACATTGTAAGCAAAGGTTTATAATAAACTCAAGAGCACTTGATAATTATAAAGACAAGCCTATACAGGATGTAACCTATTGTGTTACATCCTGTATAGTAGTTAATTAATATCATAGGCGTTAATTTAATACAATTACTACCAAAATTCTCTTGAACTGTCATCTCCACTTTGCTCCACTCAGGATGACAAATTATGGCTTAAGTTAACGCTAATGATATAAATATTTAACTCAACCTCAATTTTAATTCAAAAACCAGGAGGGGTATACATGTCCTTGCTTAATAAAAAAACAGTAGAAAACTTAGCTGTTGAAGGAAAGAAAGTATTAGTAAGATGTGACTTTAATGTTCCCATGGATGGTGAAGGAAAGATTACAGATGATATTAGAATTCGTGCTGCATTGCCAACGATTCAGTATCTAGTGGATCAGGGCGCAGCTGTTATCCTAATGTCTCACCTAGGAAGACCAAAAGGGGAAGCAAATCCTAAATACTCCTTAGCACCTGTAGCTACAAGAATCAGTGAATTAATCAACAAGGATGTTATTTTTGCTGACGACGATGTAGTTGTAGGAGAAAAGACGAAAGAACTAGCTGCTAATTTAAAGGCTGGAGAAGTAATGCTTCTACAAAATGTTCGTTATAGAAAAGAAGAAGAAAAAAATAATGCAGATTTTTCTAAGGAATTAGCTTCTTTAGGAGATCTGTTTGTGAACGATGCCTTTGGCACAGCCCATCGTGCCCACAGCTCTACTGCTGGTGTTGCAGATTTTTTACCATCTGCTATGGGTTACCTTATCGAGAAAGAATTAAACTTTATGGGTAAAGCATTGGAAAACCCTGAAAGACCTTTTATAGCCATATTAGGTGGAGCAAAAGTTTCAGATAAAATTGGTGTGATTGAAAACTTAATTGATAAAGTAGATACCCTATTGATTGGTGGTGGCATGGCCTATACCTTTTTCAAGGCACAGGGTCACCAAATAGGAAAGTCTCTTTTAGAAGAGGATAAATTACAGCTAGCTCTTGACCTTATCAATAAGGCAAAGGAAAAGAATGTAGAATTGCTTTTACCTGTGGATACAGTGGTGGCAAAGGAGTTTAAGGCGGATGCAGAGTACAAGACGGTAACTATTGATAACATAGATGAAGATGTTATGGGACTAGATATTGGAGAAAAAACCATAGCACTCTTCAGGGATAAAGTGAAAAATGCAAAAACAGTAATCTGGAATGGTCCAATGGGAGTTTTTGAAATGCCAGCTTTTGCCATAGGAACAAAAGAAGTTGCAAAGGCATTAGCCCAAAGTAATGCTACCACCATCATAGGTGGTGGAGATAGTGCTGCAGCTGTAGAACAACTAGGTTTTGCTGATAAAATGACCCATATTTCCACTGGTGGGGGTGCTTCTTTAGAATTTTTAGAAGGAAAGATTTTACCTGGGATTGATGTTTTAGAAAACAAATAGAGAGGAGATCTTCCTATGAGAATACCAATTATAGCTGGCAACTGGAAAATGCATAATACCATAGATGATGCAGTAGCCCTTGTAAAAGAGCTTAAGGGAGAAGTAGCAAAAACAGATGTTAAAGTGGTTCTTTGCTGCCCCTTTACAGTTTTAGGAGAGGTAAAAAAAGCACTAGAAGGTTCTAATATAGCTTTAGGAGCACAAAATATGCACTGGGAGGATTATGGGGCATATACAGGAGAAACATCAGCAGATATGCTAAAGGATCATGGTGTTGATTATGTTATTATTGGACATTCGGAGAGAAGACAGTACTTTAACGAAACCGATGAAACGGTAAATAAAAAGGTGAAGAAGGCTTTAGAGAAGGGTTTGATTCCTATTTTATGTGTAGGAGAAACTTTGGAGGAAAGAGAGTCTGAAAAAACCTATGAAATTGTAAAAAATCAAACCTTAAAAGCTCTTGAAAACATTGAAAAAAGCCAAGTAGAAAAGATCGTGCTGGCTTATGAGCCTATTTGGGCGATAGGCACAGGAAAAACAGCTTCTCCTGAGGATGCTAATGCAGTAATTTCATATATTCGTGAGGTTTTGAAGGAAAAATACGGGGAAGAAACCTCAGAAATCATACCGATTCAATACGGCGGCAGCGTGAAAGCTGCTAATGCAACAGAAATCATGAATCAAGAGGATATAGATGGTGCTTTAGTAGGAGGAGCTAGTTTAAAGGCGGAAGAATTTTTAGCAATTGTAAATTTTTAATCTCCTAACTGCATTGTATTGCAACTGATTATGAAAGGAAGATTATTATGAAAAAACCCGTAGCACTGATTATTTTAGACGGCTTCGGCATAAGGGAAAAAACTTTAGGGAATGCAATCAAGTCAGCTAATTTACCTAATTTTAATAAATTTATCAACAATTATCCTCACACTCAGATCGAAGCCAGCGGCATGGCGGTGGGACTACCGGAAGGACAAATGGGAAATTCTGAGGTAGGACACTTAAACATTGGTGCGGGAAGAATTGTTTATCAAGAGTTAACGAGAATTTCCAAGGAAATAAGAGAAGGGGATTTTTTAAAAAATCAAAATCTTCTCGATGCTATTTCCCATGCGAAACGCAACGATAAAAAATTGCATCTCATGGGCTTGGTTTCTGATGGGGGGGTACACAGTCATACTGAACACCTCTATGCACTGCTGGAAATGGCAAAAAAACAAGGTCTTGAAAAAGTCTATGTACATTGCTTCTTAGACGGTAGGGATACCCCACCTCAAAGTGCAAAAGGATTTATTGAAGAGCTAGTAGAGAAAATGAAGGAAATAGGTGTAGGAAGAATAGCTACTATTTCTGGTAGATACTATGCTATGGATCGTGATAAAAGATGGGAAAGAACGAAGTTAGCCTATGATGCATTGACAGTTGGTAAAGGTAGATTGGCTGAGAATCCTGTAGCTGCTGTAGAAATGGCTTATGCTCTAGAAGAAACAGATGAATTTGTTCTTCCTACGGTGATACCTGATGCAGAAGGATTGATTGATACAATTGAAGAAAATGATAGTATTATCTTCTTCAACTTCAGACCGGATAGAGCAAGACAAATGACAAGAGCTTTGATGGATAAAGATTTCGATGGATTTGTTAGAGACAAAGGCTTTTTTTCGTTGTATTATGTGACAATGACTTTATATGATAAAAGCATTGAAAATGTAAATATTGCCTATAAACCACAAAGTTTTGTCAATACATTAGGAGAGTATGTAAGTGCAAAGGGCTTAAAGCAGCTAAGAATCGCAGAGACAGAAAAGTATGCCCATGTAACCTACTTTTTCAACGGTGGGGTTGAGACAGCGAATCCAGGAGAAGATCGAAAACTTATTCAATCACCACAGGTAGCTACCTATGACTTAAAACCAGAGATGAGTGCAGAAGAGGTAACAGAAGAACTTCTCAAAGAACTGGATAAGGATCAATATGATCTGATTGTTTTAAACTATGCTAATCCAGACATGGTAGGACATACAGGAATTGTGGAGGCTGTCATCAAGGCATTAGAAAAGGTAGATGACTGTCTAGGAAGAATTGTGGAAAAAATCTTAGAAAAAGGCGGTAGTGCCATTGTAACTTCTGATCATGGTAATTCAGAGGAGTTAATTGATGAGGTGAATGGTACGCCTGTTACGGCGCATACCACTAATCCTGTTCCATTAATTTTAATCGGCCATGGTGGTGTAAAATTAAGGGAAGATGGCAAACTATGTGATATAGCTCCTACATTATTAGAATTAATGGGGCTGGAGCAGCCAATAGAAATGACTGGAAATACCTTAATATTAAAATAAACTTCAACACTGAAAGGAGAGAAAAACATGACAATTATTAGTGATGTTTATGCAAGAGAAGTACTTGATTCTAGAGGTAATCCAACCGTAGAGGTAGAAGTATATTTAGAAAGTGGTGTAATGGGTAGTGCTATTGTGCCATCAGGAGCGTCTACTGGGGCTTTTGAGGCAGTAGAATTAAGAGACGGTGATAAGAAAAGATTTTTAGGCAAAGGTGTTTTAAAAGCAGTAGAAAATGTAAATGATATTATTGCACCAGAACTAGTTGGTGCAGATGCCTTAGACCAAGTACTTATTGACCAAATTATGATGGACTTAGATGGAACAGAAAACAAAGGAAAATTAGGTGCCAATGCGATCTTAGCGGTTTCTATGGCAGTGGCAAAGGCAGCAGCTGAAGAACTGGGACTTCCTTTATTCCAATACTTAGGCGGAGTCAATGCAAAACAACTGCCTGTACCAATGATGAATATCTTAAACGGTGGAGCGCATGCTGATAATAATGTAGATATTCAAGAGTTTATGATTATGCCTGTAGGTGCTGAAAGCTATGGAGAAGGTATGAGAATGTGTGTAGAAATCTATCACAATCTTAAAGCAGTTCTTAAAGAAAAAGGTTTAGCTACTGGTGTGGGTGATGAAGGTGGATTCGCTCCAAATCTTGAGTCCAACGAAGCAGCATTAAAAATCATCATTGAAGCTATTGAGGCTGCTGGTTATAAGCCAGGAGAGCAGATTAAGTTGGCTTTAGACGTAGCTGCTACAGAAGTATATGATGAGAAGGAAAAAGTATATAAGTTATCTGGAGAAGGTGTGACCAAAACAGCTGAGGAAATG includes:
- the grdB gene encoding glycine reductase complex selenoprotein B, with the protein product MSKKRVVHYINQFFAGVGGEEKADIQPEVKEEAIGPGMAFNTAFKEEAEIVATVVCGDSYFNENVEKAQTEIIEMIKKYNPDLFIAGPAFNAGRYGVACGTIAKAVQDQLGIPVLTGMYIENPGADMYKKSVYIIETGNSAAAMRKAVPDMTNLALKLMKGEEVGSPAEDKYMSRGIRKNYFAEEKGSTRAVNMLMKKLKGEEYITEYPMPDFDRVEPGAAIKDLSKAKIALVTSGGIVPKGNPDRVESSSASKYGKYDIANFSELTAADHETAHGGYDPVYANNNPDRVVPVDVLRDLEKEGQIGELYRYFYSTVGNGTSVANSKAFAAEIAKELVADGVDAVILTSTUGTCTRCGATMVKEIERTGIPVVHICTVVPISLTVGANRIIPAVAIPYPLGNPALGEKEEKVLRRKLVEKSLQALTTEVDGQTVFED
- the grdC gene encoding glycine/sarcosine/betaine reductase complex component C subunit beta, with protein sequence MSYAVVKGSSYVLMHTPDMIMHNGTTQTTEKQSNPNSEYLQKLPNHLRSYEAVVNYPPNQVYIGKLKPEELKNYDMPWYDKAVEGADRYGKFGEIMPQAEFIALLKIVDAFDLVMLEKNFTTKVREELKKHPLMKESLIAKLKEGNDIEEINKAIKEFHAEAIYHENQLIGCVKRAHELDTNLNAHIMYENLVAKASGVLAFLHLLDKNNIEASTIDYVIECSEEACGDMNQRGGGNFAKSIAEMAEAVNATGSDTRGFCAAPTHALIEAAALVKAGVFENVVIVAGGATAKLGMNGKDHVKKDMPILEDIIGGFAVLVSKNDGINPILRTDLLGRHTVGTGSSPQAVITSLITAPLDRGGLKITDIDKYSVEMQNPDVTKPAGAGDVPEANYKMIAALGVKRGELDRKEVATFGEKHGMPGWAPTQGHIPSGVPYIGHAREAFLNKEINRAMIVGKGSLFLGRMTNQFDGVSIVMEQNNGQGEATVGVSEGEVKNMIAEAMRNFATHLLGE
- the grdD gene encoding glycine/sarcosine/betaine reductase complex component C subunit alpha, whose protein sequence is MSENKAVKQMIGKVFNNIADAIETGEFGKKIRVGLTTLGSEHGVENLVKAAQMAAKSSTGYQIVLIGPKVESHLVQYEANTEEEAHKKMEELLDSGEIDGCVTMHYNFPIGVSTVGKVITPGKGKEMFIATTTGTSSPHRTEAMVKNALYGIIAAKANGIKNPTVGILNVDGARQVEKALKELKSNGYAINLTESMRSDGGCIMRGNDLLAGTPDIMVQDTLSGNVLMKVFSAFTTGGDYESIGYGYGPGIGEGQERTILILSRASGVPVVANALQYAAELVKGNLKEVAKEEFQAAKKAKLDEILKSLTKDNKKAKETEEEVTAPPKEVVTGSISGIDIMDLEDAVKALWKKGIYAESGMGCTGPILMVNEAKVNDAIALLQETGFVAKEKSDC
- the rpoN gene encoding RNA polymerase factor sigma-54 — translated: MKMGYNLHLEQSQKLIMTPQLKQAIKILQLATFELDQYIQHQVEVNPVLEITPPLKEDSYTVERERQMEEKINWKEYLEDFNNYEYSKPSYNEDNQFNYENIVSSNTTLQEHLLFQYNIAVLDYRYKEIGEYIIDNLNDNGYLIGTVEEIAKELNQEIDPVENILAIIQTFDPPGVAARNLKECLLIQLRQLGITNKNVYRVVEEYLEEVAQNKYPYVAKQLGVDAGEVQEICDLIRTLEPKPGRKFASVSNNYIVPDAAIKKIGNEYIIMLNDKNLPSLTIREDYRKLIASEGGDTDAAKFLNDKLNSAVWLIRSIEQRRQTIYKVVEVIIKKQKNFFEHGKKHLRPLTLKEIAEEIEVHESTVSRATNGKYVDTPIGVFELKYFFSSGVGSSDGDGISAESIKNHMREIIDAENPCKPWSDDKIAKLLGERGIVISRRTVAKYREDMRIASSSKRKRYQ
- a CDS encoding sugar-binding transcriptional regulator; this encodes MQNIIDLQKKIVPEVLTILEKRYSILRNIYEMQPIGRRGLANKLGIGERIIRTEVDLLKNQGLIEVTAAGMSLTLDGEHIINSLQEYIYKIHGIKHLEEKLKKKLEIFQVNIVPGDITENQYVSADMGIVAAHAIENNIKDNSIIGITGGGTMVAVAKGITKPTKCNNIIVVPARGGIGREVEKQANTITAEIARRLKCQYQLLHASDTLGQQALESVLKDPEIQKVTNIIKSVNLLVFGIGRADRMAERRELPKDVIDKLKDLKAVAEAFGYYFTREGKIIYEMQTIGISFKDFEKISTVIGVAGGKSKAEAIVAVSKLKKSMILVTDEAAAVEILQKY
- a CDS encoding glyceraldehyde-3-phosphate dehydrogenase: MSVKVAINGFGRIGRNAFKAALEEKRDWEIVAINDLTDPNTLAHLLRYDSLYGKFNGTIEAKEDAIVVNGKEIKIFAERDPENLPWGKIGVDIVIEATGIFRSKDKAQKHITAGAKKVVITAPAKKEDITIVMGVNEEKYDPANHHIISNASCTTNCLAPFAKILDEKFGIKKGLMTTIHAYTNDQKILDLPHEDLRRARAAGQSIIPTTTGAAEAVALVLPQLKGKLSGMAMRVPTPTVSVVDLVAELDKSTTAEEVNAAFKAAAAGELKGILEFSEEPLVSMDYRQDPNSSIIDGLSTMVMEGTLVKVVSWYDNEWGYSVRVVDLVSYIVSKGL
- a CDS encoding phosphoglycerate kinase → MSLLNKKTVENLAVEGKKVLVRCDFNVPMDGEGKITDDIRIRAALPTIQYLVDQGAAVILMSHLGRPKGEANPKYSLAPVATRISELINKDVIFADDDVVVGEKTKELAANLKAGEVMLLQNVRYRKEEEKNNADFSKELASLGDLFVNDAFGTAHRAHSSTAGVADFLPSAMGYLIEKELNFMGKALENPERPFIAILGGAKVSDKIGVIENLIDKVDTLLIGGGMAYTFFKAQGHQIGKSLLEEDKLQLALDLINKAKEKNVELLLPVDTVVAKEFKADAEYKTVTIDNIDEDVMGLDIGEKTIALFRDKVKNAKTVIWNGPMGVFEMPAFAIGTKEVAKALAQSNATTIIGGGDSAAAVEQLGFADKMTHISTGGGASLEFLEGKILPGIDVLENK